In a single window of the Paenibacillus sp. MMS20-IR301 genome:
- a CDS encoding histidine kinase, translating into MISPNSLKFRIIGSISIVMLILLLLMIFNNVYAIQVVRGQVFESHKNTLDIYMEQIDDALADVENFLAGMSTLEVDIRTIEKPPRDIDRYLAQYRAEQSLNKSIWGYRSVDGFFIYSKEADVYLDSAQQGVPFLEQQKLKNYVRESGLFESRSSWYTAEIDHEFYLLRTIKVWGTDVGAWLKVKNLVEPLQGKSFSGMNRLFLSLNDGTPLIPQPDFRKLPMDLGINFNNYHFTDVGNNKYMLIVQSSARGSFSLVAMIRDNSILDGLDSLQSLIITISLCVLVILLLLTWTLSKLVISPLNKLRQGMKLLRSGNFNVRLHNEKLCDEFNLVNHTFDDMTGQIQRLKINIYEEKLQKQKAELQYLQLQLNPHFFMNCLGTIHSLAGLNKPLLIQEMSVRLRNYWRYALAGNHLVPLEQEIAHVNNYLDIQRLRFQDHLSFRLHVDDAVLQIPVPPLIIQTFIENAIKHEAVPGKLLIISLDVTVAPFSEVMQISITDSGDGFGTDVLEALRKGSRIGGADERHIGIHNIRQRLALIYGPRAALAFTNEPGAGARIDIELPVYTQEREEVAL; encoded by the coding sequence ATGATCTCACCCAATTCGCTGAAGTTCCGGATTATAGGAAGCATCTCCATAGTCATGCTGATTCTGCTTCTGTTAATGATCTTCAACAATGTCTATGCGATTCAGGTCGTGCGGGGCCAGGTCTTCGAGTCACATAAAAACACACTGGATATCTATATGGAGCAGATTGACGACGCCTTGGCGGATGTTGAGAATTTCCTGGCAGGCATGAGCACCCTTGAGGTGGATATCCGCACGATTGAGAAACCGCCGCGGGACATCGACCGCTATTTGGCCCAGTACCGGGCCGAGCAGTCGTTAAACAAATCAATCTGGGGCTACCGGTCGGTCGACGGTTTCTTCATCTACTCCAAGGAAGCCGATGTCTATCTTGATTCTGCGCAGCAAGGCGTGCCGTTCCTGGAGCAGCAAAAGCTCAAAAACTATGTCAGGGAATCCGGCCTGTTCGAGAGCCGTTCCAGCTGGTATACCGCTGAGATCGACCATGAGTTCTACCTCCTGCGTACGATAAAGGTCTGGGGCACCGATGTCGGGGCCTGGCTCAAGGTCAAGAATCTTGTCGAACCCCTGCAGGGTAAAAGCTTCAGCGGCATGAACCGGCTGTTCCTGAGCCTGAATGACGGCACTCCGCTGATTCCGCAGCCCGACTTCCGCAAACTGCCGATGGATCTGGGCATTAATTTCAATAACTATCATTTCACGGATGTCGGGAACAACAAATATATGCTTATTGTGCAAAGCTCGGCACGCGGCAGCTTCAGCCTGGTCGCTATGATCCGGGACAACAGCATCCTGGACGGCCTGGATTCCCTGCAGTCCCTGATTATTACAATTTCCCTGTGCGTGCTGGTCATATTGCTCCTGCTGACCTGGACCTTAAGCAAGCTGGTCATTTCTCCGCTCAACAAGCTGCGGCAGGGAATGAAGCTGCTCCGCTCCGGCAATTTCAATGTCAGGCTGCATAACGAGAAGCTGTGCGATGAATTTAATCTGGTCAACCATACCTTTGATGATATGACCGGACAAATCCAGCGGCTGAAGATTAACATCTATGAAGAAAAGCTGCAGAAGCAAAAGGCCGAGCTGCAATATTTACAATTGCAGCTCAACCCGCATTTCTTCATGAACTGCCTGGGTACCATCCACAGTCTGGCCGGACTAAACAAACCGCTGCTGATTCAGGAAATGTCCGTCCGTCTCAGAAACTATTGGCGGTATGCCCTGGCCGGTAACCACCTCGTCCCGCTGGAGCAGGAGATTGCCCATGTGAACAATTATCTCGATATTCAGCGGCTGCGTTTCCAGGATCATCTGAGCTTCCGGCTGCATGTGGACGATGCGGTGCTGCAGATTCCCGTTCCGCCTTTAATCATTCAGACCTTCATAGAGAATGCCATCAAACATGAGGCCGTGCCCGGAAAGCTTCTGATCATCTCGCTTGATGTCACAGTGGCGCCGTTCTCTGAGGTAATGCAGATTTCCATTACAGATTCGGGGGACGGTTTCGGCACAGATGTGCTGGAGGCCCTGCGCAAGGGAAGCCGGATAGGCGGAGCTGACGAGCGGCATATCGGCATCCACAACATCCGGCAGCGCCTGGCGCTGATCTACGGCCCCCGGGCAGCACTCGCTTTCACCAACGAGCCGGGGGCTGGCGCACGTATTGATATTGAGCTTCCGGTATACACACAGGAAAGAGAAGAGGTGGCTTTATGA
- a CDS encoding helix-turn-helix domain-containing protein: MTNVLIVDDEYYIVQDIKHSLQWSRLGITEVFTAHSMQEAIQVLSTNSIQILLSDIEMPKGSGLELLAWVNAQNLQTVNILLTSHASFVYANQAIKLGGFDYLLKPAPYEELEQALAKAVDQVNTQLVYSEHARQARYWSENRTQIAGQFWSAVVHGEVPPEGSLIRQEAAKRHVPYTGASRYRPVLIHIPFMNERADEWGRGLFEYAFKNIASEILLPGQDSPVIVMLDKNTFIALDIRSLDNPGASAELYERCQRFVSYGSKYLPCRLSCYIRDIDCEAADLHSLCGQLIEMKNNNVLQEGGVFRLQETTAGSPAYSPPEMDAWFNWIFENQREPAISAVGSYLDELVRTNKVNANVLLQFHHDFMQGVYIILKRKGILAHSVFSDPESRALLAQSLQSVSAMKQWIAHIIIKSIDVSYLVEKTSSVIERVKQYIDRNLEQEISRSTLAEHVYLNPEYLSHIFKKKTGSSLSDYITDVRIREAKRLLMTTDLPVREVSLQAGYTNLAYFSKIFKRLTSKTPLEYRRQCSSRELEAASPPPSGC; encoded by the coding sequence ATGACTAATGTGTTAATTGTTGATGACGAGTATTATATCGTCCAGGACATTAAGCATTCGCTCCAGTGGTCCAGATTAGGCATTACTGAGGTATTCACTGCACACAGTATGCAGGAGGCAATTCAGGTGCTCAGCACCAATAGTATACAAATTCTGCTCAGTGATATTGAGATGCCCAAGGGGAGCGGGCTCGAGCTGCTGGCCTGGGTGAACGCGCAGAATCTGCAGACCGTCAATATCCTGCTGACCAGCCATGCGAGCTTCGTGTATGCCAATCAGGCCATCAAGCTGGGCGGGTTTGACTATCTGCTGAAGCCCGCCCCATACGAAGAGCTGGAGCAGGCGCTGGCTAAAGCCGTTGATCAGGTCAACACCCAGCTCGTCTACTCCGAGCATGCCCGGCAGGCCCGGTACTGGAGCGAGAACAGGACACAGATTGCCGGACAGTTCTGGTCGGCCGTCGTGCACGGTGAAGTCCCTCCGGAGGGCAGTCTCATTAGGCAGGAAGCCGCAAAACGGCATGTGCCCTATACCGGAGCGAGCCGCTATCGCCCGGTACTCATCCATATCCCGTTCATGAATGAACGGGCCGACGAATGGGGGCGCGGCTTGTTCGAATATGCCTTCAAGAACATTGCCAGTGAAATTCTGCTCCCCGGGCAGGATTCGCCCGTCATAGTTATGCTCGACAAAAACACATTCATCGCCCTGGATATCCGCAGTTTAGACAATCCGGGAGCCTCAGCCGAGCTGTATGAACGCTGCCAGCGTTTTGTCAGCTACGGCAGCAAATATCTGCCTTGCCGCTTATCCTGCTATATTCGCGATATTGATTGTGAGGCTGCCGACCTGCACTCCCTCTGCGGGCAGCTGATCGAAATGAAGAATAACAATGTCCTGCAGGAGGGCGGCGTGTTCCGGCTGCAGGAGACAACCGCTGGTTCACCTGCCTATTCCCCGCCTGAGATGGACGCCTGGTTCAACTGGATTTTCGAGAATCAGCGGGAGCCGGCGATTTCGGCTGTAGGCAGCTATCTGGACGAGCTGGTCCGCACCAATAAAGTGAATGCAAATGTACTGCTGCAATTCCATCATGACTTTATGCAGGGCGTGTACATTATTCTGAAACGAAAAGGGATTCTGGCCCATTCCGTATTCTCGGACCCGGAATCGCGGGCGCTTCTGGCACAGTCACTTCAATCGGTCAGCGCCATGAAGCAGTGGATTGCCCATATCATTATCAAGTCCATTGATGTCTCTTACCTGGTAGAGAAGACCTCTTCGGTCATCGAGCGGGTCAAGCAATACATTGACCGGAACCTGGAACAGGAGATCAGCCGCAGCACGCTGGCCGAGCATGTCTATCTCAATCCGGAATATTTATCGCATATATTCAAGAAAAAGACCGGGAGCTCGCTCTCCGACTATATTACGGATGTACGCATCCGCGAGGCCAAGCGGCTTCTAATGACTACCGATCTTCCCGTCCGTGAAGTCTCTCTGCAGGCTGGCTACACGAATCTGGCTTATTTCTCCAAAATATTCAAGCGCCTGACCTCCAAAACCCCGCTCGAATACCGCCGCCAGTGCAGTTCACGGGAGCTGGAGGCTGCGTCTCCCCCGCCATCCGGCTGCTGA
- a CDS encoding TetR/AcrR family transcriptional regulator produces the protein MNPKLTLRDKKKEATAYALAVAAFELALAQGMDGFIVDDIVQKAGYSRRTFANYFSCKEEAVAAYIIGRAAHADEDVLDGLPTDAAPLDILYSLLKLQFTSEFLHKLRQFVSLSNQYPSLEPYILSVFHRLQIAAQEVLELYSRGRYDDGYTHLLAGAVYGAFVPIMDGRLNVLLPGEIPAEGSAAIPFDQYLNSMFAYLRNGF, from the coding sequence TTGAATCCCAAACTGACTTTGCGGGACAAAAAAAAGGAAGCTACAGCCTATGCACTGGCCGTAGCCGCTTTTGAGCTTGCCCTTGCGCAAGGCATGGACGGCTTCATTGTGGATGATATTGTCCAGAAGGCCGGATACTCCCGGCGCACCTTCGCCAATTACTTCTCCTGCAAGGAGGAGGCGGTAGCCGCGTACATCATCGGCAGAGCTGCGCATGCGGATGAGGATGTGCTCGACGGCCTGCCCACAGATGCCGCTCCGCTGGACATCTTGTACAGCCTGCTCAAGCTGCAGTTCACTTCAGAGTTCCTGCATAAACTGCGGCAGTTCGTCTCGCTCTCGAACCAGTATCCGTCGCTTGAGCCTTATATCCTCAGCGTATTTCACCGCCTGCAGATCGCTGCCCAGGAAGTGCTTGAGCTGTACTCACGCGGTCGTTACGATGACGGTTATACCCATCTGCTGGCCGGCGCTGTCTATGGCGCATTCGTGCCGATTATGGATGGACGGCTTAACGTCCTGCTGCCCGGTGAAATTCCGGCCGAAGGCTCCGCTGCCATTCCATTCGATCAGTATTTGAATTCCATGTTTGCTTACTTACGCAACGGCTTCTAA